In one window of Gossypium hirsutum isolate 1008001.06 chromosome A01, Gossypium_hirsutum_v2.1, whole genome shotgun sequence DNA:
- the LOC107917164 gene encoding uncharacterized protein, which produces MPTRETPASPVTKTGSYDRVIGNDALSQAMLRVLERVAGAKIFRGVSVVAPNVVEHWLEATERIMDDLDCTVEQKLKGAVSLLRDEAYQWWLTVREAYEAEFLQLSLYACGIVATEYERCVHFEDGLRDELRVLIVPQRERNFASLVEKAKMAEDVKHSERKNREKDRARGERDFGSSGSAGRSIKRAKFDGPVRAGDPVVAARPQPCADCGRSHLDECWKKIGACFRCGSIDHQVRNCPQRPTQMQATGQGHVQPVRGG; this is translated from the exons ATGCCTACTAGAGAGACACCGGCTTCACCGGTAACTAAGACCGGGTCCTATGATCGAGTAATTGGGAATGATGCCTTGTCTCAAGCGATGCTGCGAGTTCTTGAAAGGGTTGCTGGAGCGA AGATTTTTAGGGGTGTTTCTGTGGTAGCCCCGAACGTGGTAGAACATTGGTTAGAGGCTACGGAGCGAAtaatggatgatctggactgtaCTGTAGAACAAAAATTGAAAGGGGCAGTGTCGTTActacgagatgaggcttatcaatggtggctcactgtgagggaAG catatgaggcagagtttctgcaGTTGAGCCTTTATGCTTGTGGGATAGTAGCGACTGAGTACGAACGCTGTGTGCATTTTGAGGACGGTCTTCGTGATGAGTTGAGAGTTTTAATAGTTCCACAGAGGGAGCGAAACTTTGCAAGTTTAGTGGAGAAAGCAAAGATGGCTGAGGATGTGAAGCACTCGGAGCGCAAGAATCGTGAAAAAGATAGGGCCAGAGGAGAAAGGGATTTTGGATCCTCTGGTTCTGCAGGTAGGTCTATTAAGAGGGCCAAGTTTGATGGGCCCGTTCGAGCTGGAGATCCTGTTGTTGCTGCAAGACCGCAACCCTGTGCTGACTGTGGGAGATCTCATTTGGACGAGTGCTGGAAAAAGATTGGGGCGtgctttagatgtgggtccaTAGATCATCAGGTAAGAAATTGCCCTCAGAGGCCTACGCAGATGCAAGCAACAGGACAGGGTCATGTTCAGCCTGTGAGAGGTGGTTAG